A region from the Clostridia bacterium genome encodes:
- a CDS encoding DUF5320 domain-containing protein, which produces MPGFDGTGPSGQGPITGRGRGYCVVPITDTYNSAPVNNSTTYTPSVYPKSDFLMRRAYPLGIRRLGRGRGRGFARRRWL; this is translated from the coding sequence ATGCCAGGATTTGATGGAACAGGCCCATCAGGGCAAGGTCCTATAACTGGCAGGGGGAGAGGTTATTGTGTTGTTCCCATAACTGATACTTATAACTCTGCTCCAGTCAATAACTCTACAACTTATACACCTAGTGTATATCCTAAGAGTGACTTTCTGATGCGAAGGGCTTATCCCTTAGGGATAAGGAGATTGGGGAGAGGTCGCGGACGAGGATTTGCACGTAGAAGATGGTTATAG